Proteins from one Hemibagrus wyckioides isolate EC202008001 linkage group LG16, SWU_Hwy_1.0, whole genome shotgun sequence genomic window:
- the rfc3 gene encoding replication factor C subunit 3, translating to MSLWVDKYRPTSLAKLDYHKEQANQLRNLVQCGDFPHLLVYGPSGAGKKTRIMCLLRELYGAGVEKLRIEHQSIVAPSKKKIEINTIASNYHLEVNPSDAGNSDRVVIQELIKTVAQSQQIQSSTQREFKVVLLTEVDRLTKDAQHALRRTMEKYMATCRLILCCNSTSKVISPIRSRCLAVRVPLPSTEEVCSVLMGVCKKEGLLLPAELARQIAEKSGRNLRKALLMCEACRVQQYPFSADQNIPETDWEVYLRETANAIINQQSPQRLLEVRARLYELLTHCIPAEIIMKGLVTELLSNCDGHLKPDVAQMAAYYEHRLQLGSKAIYHLEAFVAKFMAIYKKFMEDGLDNFMF from the exons ATGAGTTTGTGGGTTGATAAGTACAGACCAACATCTCTAGCGAAGCTGGACTATCACAAAGAACAAGCAAATCAGCTAAGAAATCTG gTACAATGTGGCGATTTCCCACACCTGCTTGTTTATGGTCCGTCTGGTGCTGGCAAGAAGACAAGAATCATGTGTCTCCTCCGTGAGCTGTATGGCGCTGGGGTGGAGAAACTCCGGATTGAACACCAGTCCATTGTA GCCCCATCTAAAAAAAAGATTGAAATCAACACAATTGCCAGTAATTACCATTTGGAGGTGAATCCAAG TGATGCAGGGAATAGTGACCGTGTTGTCATCCAAGAGCTGATCAAAACAGTGGCTCAGTCACAGCAGATCCAATCCAGCACGCAGAGAGAGTTTAAAG TGGTGCTGCTGACAGAGGTGGACCGGCTCACCAAAGATGCACAGCATGCCCTGCGCCGGACCATGGAGAAGTACATGGCCACCTGTCGCCTCATCCTGTGCTGCAACTCCACCTCTAAAGTCATCTCTCCAATCAGGAGCAGGTGCCTGGCTGTGAGAGTGCCACTGCCCAGCACAGAGGAG gtgtGCAGTGTTCTTATGGGTGTGTGCAAAAAGGAAGGGCTTCTTCTCCCAGCTGAGCTGGCCAGACAGATCGCAGAGAAGTCAGGCCGCAACCTTCGCAAAGCCCTACTCATGTGCGAGGCATGTCGAGTGCAACA GTATCCTTTCTCTGCGGATCAGAACATTCCAGAAACAGACTGGGAAGTGTACCTAAGAGAGACAGCGAATGCCATCATCAACCAGCAGAGCCCACAAAG ACTTTTGGAAGTTCGGGCAAGACTTTATGAACTGCTAACCCACTGCATTCCGGCAGAAATCATCATGAAG GGGCTTGTGACTGAGCTGCTCAGTAACTGTGATGGTCATCTGAAACCTGATGTGGCTCAAATGGCAGCCTATTATGAACACAGGCTACAGCTGGGCAGCAAAGCCATTTACCACCTGGAGGCCTTTGTGGCGAAATTCATGGCTATCTATAAGAAGTTTATGGAGGATGGACTTGACAACTTCATGTTCTGA